CTGACGCCTCGGGACCTCATCGACGCCGTCAACACGCGCCTGGCTCCCTCGGCTGCGGCCTGACCGCACGAACACGACATGTACACGCAGCCGCGAGCGGGAACAGAAGGAGAGAGCATGTCCAAGCAGCACGCCAGGGTCGCCCTCGTCTCCGGTGCGACCAGCGGTATCGGCTTGTCCGTGGCCCGTCTGCTGGCCGGCCAGGGCCATCGGGTGTTCATCGGTGCCCGTAACGCCGACAACGTCGCCGCCACCGTCAAGGAGTTGCGCGCGGAGGGCCTGGACGTCGACGGCACCGTCCTCGACGTCCGTTCGGCGCACGACGTACGGAGCTTCGTGCAAGCCGCCGTCGACCGGTTCGGCACGGTCGACGTACTGGTCAACAACGCGGGCCGCAGCGGTGGCGGGGTCACCGCCGACATCGAGTACGACCTGTGGCAGGACGTCATCGACACCAATCTCAACAGCGTCTTCAGGCTGACCCACGAGGTACTCAACTCGGGCGGCATGCGCCACAAGGACCGCGGACGCATCATCAACATCGCCTCGACGGCCGGAAAGCAGGGTGTGGTGCTCGGCGCCCCCTACTCGGCTTCCAAGCACGGCGTCGTCGGCTTCACCAAGGCGCTGGGCAACGAACTGGCGCCGACCGGCATCACTGTCAACGCGGTGTGCCCCGGCTATGTCGAGACGCCCATGGCCCAACGGGTGCGCCAGGGTTACGCGGCCGCCTACGACACCACCGAGGCCGCGATCATGGAGAAGTTCTCCGCGAAGATCCCGCTCGGCCGCTACTCCACCCCGGACGAGGTAGCCGGACTGGTCGGCTATCTGGCATCCGACGTCGCGGCTTCCATCACCGCGCAGGCGCTCAACGTCTGCGGCGGCCTCGGCAACTTCTGAGTGCCCTTCCCCCTCCGGAAATGAGGAGAACAGCATGGCTCAGCAGGAACTTCGCGAGGTCGAGCACGAGATCCGCGTCGAGGCCCCGGCCGCCGCCGTCTACCGGCTGATCGCCGAGGTGGAGAACTGGCCGCGGATCTTCCCACCCACCATCTACGTCGACCGTGTGGAGCTCGGAGAGGGCGAGGAGCGCATCCGGATCTGGGCCACCGCCAACGGTGAGGCGAAGAACTGGACGTCACGCCGGACCCTGGACGCGGAGAGGCTGCGGATCACCTTCCGCCAGGAGGTCTCCGCTCCGCCGGTCGCCGCGATGGGCGGCGCCTGGATCATCGAGCCGCTGTCCGAGACCGCGTCCCGGGTCCGCCTGCTGCACGACTACCGGGCGATCGACGACGACCCCGACGGCCTGAAGTGGATCGACGAGGCCGTCGACCGCAATTCTCGCTCGGAACTGGACGCGCTGAAGACCAACGTCGAACTGGCCCACGCCTCCGAGGAACTGGCCTTCTCCTTCGAGGACAGCGTACGGATCGAGGGTGCCGCCAAAGACGCCTTCGACTTCGTCAACGAGGCCGGACTGTGGGAGGTGCGGCTGCCGCATGTGGCCTCCGTCCGCCTCACCGAGGACACCCCCGGACTGCAGATCCTGGAGATGGACACCCGCGCGAAGGACGGGTCGGTGCACACCACCAAGTCCTACCGGGTGGCCTTCCCGCATCAGAAGATCGTGTACAAGCAGGTCACCCTGCCCGCGCTGATGACCCTGCACACCGGCTACTGGACCTTCACGGAGGACGAGGACGGCGTCACCGCCTCCTCACAGCACACCGTGGTGCTCAACGCCGCCACCATCACCGACATCCTGGGCCCCCGAGCGACCGTCGCAGACGCTCGCGAGTACGTACGCGACGCGCTGAGCAGCAACAGCCGCGCCACCCTGGGCCACGCCAGGGACCACGCCGAGAACAAGCGCTGACCGTGAACGCCCTGGACAGCGACGTCGTCATCGTCGGAGCGGGCCCCGTCGGGCTGATGCTCGCCGGAGAACTGCGGCTCGGCGGCGCGAACGTGGTGTTGTTGGAGCGCCGGACCGAACCGACCACCGAGTCACGGGCGTCGACCCTGCACGCCCGCACCATGGAGATCTTCGAAAGCCGGACACTGCTGCATCGATTCGGGGAACTCCCGGGCGACGTCATGGGGCATTTCGGCGGCATTCCACTGGACCTGACGCTGCCCGGCCCGTACCCCGGCCAGTGGAAGGCGCCCCAGGCGCGCACCGAGGCGGTCCTGCGGGAATGGGCCCTGTCCCTGGGCGCCCGACTGCGCCGCGGTCATGAACTGACCGGTCTGCGGGAACGCCGGGATCACATGGAGGCGGAGGCGTCCGGCCCCGACGGTCCGGTCCGGATCGGAGCACAGTACGTCGTCGGCTGCGACGGCGAGCACAGCACCGTACGCCGGCTGTCCGGCGCCGCGTTCCCCGGGCGGGACGCGGAGCGGGAACTGATCCGGGCGGACGTCGACGGCATCGAGATCCCGGCCCGGCGCTTCCAGCGTCTGGAGCGGGGCCTGGCCATCGCGGCCCGCAATCCCCAGGGCATCACCCGGGTGATGGTGCACGAGTTCGGCAGACCCGCCGGACAACGCACCGGCGACCCGGAGTTCGCCGACATCCGCGACGCCTGGCGACGCGTCACCGGCGAGGACATCTCCCACGGCACCCCCTTGTGGGTGAACTCCTTCGGCGACGCGTCCCGTCAGCTGGCCGACTATCGACACGGCCGGGTGCTGTTCGCCGGCGACGCCGCGCACCAGCAGTTGCCCATCGGCGGCCAGGCCCTCAACCTCGGCCTCCAGGACGCCGTCAACCTGGGCTGGAAGCTGGCCCTGCAGGTCACCGGCCGGGCGCCCGACGGGCTGCTCGACAGCTATCACACCGAGCGGCACGCGGTCGGCGCACGGACCCTGGGCAACATCGGGGCTCAGGCGACACTGCTGCTCGGCGGCCCCGAGGTGGACCCACTGCGGGTGGTCATCGGCGAGCTCGTCCGCCACGAACCCGTCCGACGCCACCTGGCCGGAATGATCTCCGGTCTGGACATCCGCTACGACGTCGACGCGAGCGGGCATCCTCTCCTGGGAGCCCGCCTGATCCACACGTACAAGCCGAACCCCGGGCGCGGCGTCCTGATCGATCTGTACGGCGATGAGAAGCATCACGCTCAGCTGCGCCGAACCGCCCTCCCCTGGGCGGACCGTGTGGACGTCGTGGCGGGAACGCCGGCACCCGGCGGCGACCTGCCCGCGGCCGACGCCGTGCTGGTGCGCCCCGACGGCCATGTCATCTGGGTCGCCTCGGCCGGCCCCGCCGGCCCGGCACCGCTGGTCACAGCCCTACGCCGCTGGTTCGGCGAACCCACTCCGCCCAACACCACGCACACCGCTGTCCCGCGCGGGGTTCACGACGCCCTGCCGGCAACAACCGATCGGAGAGACCACATGAGCAGGCTCACAGGCAGGACCGCGCTCGTCACCGGATCCAGCCGAGGCATCGGACGGGCCATCGCGGTACGGCTGGCACGCGAGGGAGCCCTGGTCGCCGTGCACTGCGCCACCGGTCGCGAGGCGGCCGACGAGGTCGTCGCCGCGATCGAGAAGGACGGCGGACGGGCCTTCGCGGTCCAGGCCGAACTGGGCGTACCCGGCGATGTCCACCAGCTCTTCCTGGGGCTGGAGGAGGGGCTGAAGGAACGTACCGGTTCGACCGAACTGGACATCCTGGTCAACAACGCCGGTGTGATGGGCGGGGTGTCGGCCGAAGACATGGCACCCGATCAGTTCGACCGGCTGTTCGCCGTCAATGCCCGGGCGCCGTTCTTCATCATCCAGCGGGCACTCGCGAACCTCACCCGCGGTGGTCGCGTGGTCAACATCTCTTCCGGGCTGACACGTTTCGCCAACCCCGAAGAGATCGCCTACGCGATGACCAAGGGCGCCGTCGAGCAGTTGTCGCTGCACTTCGCCAAGTACCTGGCCCCGCGAGGCATCACCGTCAACAGCGTCGCGCCCGGCATCACCCGCAACGGCAGCCCCGTCTTCGACATCCCCGAGGCCGTCGAGCAGATGGCGCGGTTGTCGGCGTTCGGCCGGGTCGGCGAGCCGCAGGACGTTGCCGACGTCGTGGCCTTCCTCGCCTCCGACGACGCCCGCTGGATCACCGGCGCCTTCATCGACGCGACCGGTGGCACGCTGCTGGGCTGATGCGGCACCGAGGCCGTGTCCCCCTCCCCTTCCCGTCCTCCCCACCGAACCGGAAGCAGGATGATGGAGCCCTCGCCCTCAACGAACGCACGCGGCCACCCTGCCGCCGTACCGTCCAGGCGGTGGAGTCCTCGGCTGTGGGGGCTGCTGCTGGTGCTGGCCGGCAACATGCTCGTCGACGCTCTTGAGGTGTCCGTGGTGATCGTGGCACTGCCGTCGATCGGCCGGGAACTCGACATGCCGTTGACCATGTCGCAGTGGCTGGTCAGTGGTTTCGCTCTCGGCTTCGGCGGATTGATGCTGTTCGGTGGCCGCGTCGTGGAACTGCTCGGCCGGCGCCGGGTGTACCTGGCCGCGATGACCGGCTTCGCCGTGGCCTCCGTCATCGGCGGCCTGACGAGCGAACCCTCGGTGCTGATCGCCACCCGTTTCGTCAAGGGATTCTGCGCCGCCCTCACCGCGCCGACCGGGCTCGCGATCATCGCCTCCACCTTCCCCGCGGGCCGTGACCGCGACCGGGCTGTGTCGGTGTACGCCCTCTTCGGCGCCGGCGGATTCACCGCAGGGCTCCTGCTGTCCGGCTTCCTGACCGGGTTCAGTTGGCGCTGGACACTGTTGTTTCCCGCCCCGGTGGTCCTGGTGCTGGCCGCGTTCGGTCTGCGTCTCATCCCCCGGGCTCTGCCCACGAGCACCACCCGGCACTTCGACATCGCCGGCGCGAGCACCTTCGCGGGCGCCGTGCTGGCCCTGGTGTACGGAATCACCGAAGTCCCGGCACACGGCTGGGTCGGTCCCCGCACGCTCGGTGCCTTCGTCCTCGCCGCGCTCCTGGCAGCGGCGTTCGGCACGGTCGAACGGACTTCGCGCCTGCCGCTGTTCCGTACCGGTGTCCTGCGTAGCGGCACGCTCGTCCGCTCGATGCTCGGCGCCGCCGCTCTCAACGGCTCGTACCTCGGGCTCCTGCTCGTGGCCACCGTACGACTGCAGACCGACCAGGGCTGGTCGCCGCTGCGGACGGCACTCGCCTTCCTGCCGGCGAGTGCCCCGCTGGCGGTGACCGCGCTGTTCTCCGGGCGCCTCGTCAGCCGCTTCGGCACCGCCAGGCTGATCGCCGCAGGCGCGCTCGGGCCGCTCGTCGGCTGTCTGCTGTACCTGGAGGCGCCGGCGCGGTCACCGTACGCCACCGGAGTCCTGCCGACGATGCTGCTGGTCGGCGCGGGCTTCGTCCTGGGCTTCGCCGCGCTGAACATGCAGGCCACCCAGGGAATCTCCGTGAGCGACCGGGCCCAGGCGGTCGCCCTCTACCAGACCGCCGTACAGTTGTCGGCCGCTCTGGTCGTCGCCCTGACCGCCGCGCTCGCCACCGGCGCCTCCGACGACCGTCCTGCCCTGTGGCTCATCAGCGCTGTCGGTGCCGCGGGACTGGCCGTGGGGCTGTGCGGTCTCCCTCGCGGCCACCACCCCGACTCCCCCCTCAGGAAGTGAGGACAGACATGCCCGCTGCTGATACGACGTCGGCCCGACCCGTGGACCGGAACCTGCGCGAGCGGGTGGACGAGCTGAGCCTGATCAAGCACGAGGCCCGGCACGGAACCGACCCGTCCGCCACCGAACGCCAGCACGGCAAGGGCAAACTGACCGCCCACGAGCGGATCTCCTTGCTCCTTGACGACAACTCGTTCCACGAGGTCGAAGCGCTTCGTCGGCACCGTGCCACCGGCTTCGGCCTGGAGACCAAAAGGCCCTATGCCGACGGTGTGATCACCGGCTGGGGCACTGTCCACGGCCGTACGGTCTTCGTCTACGCTCATGACTTCCGCGTCTTCGGCGGCGCGCTGGGCGAGGCCCACGCCACGAAGATCCACAAGATCATGGACATGGCCATCGCGGCCGGAGCCCCGCTGGTGTCGCTCAACGACGGCGCCGGCGCCCGTATCCAGGAGGGCGTCAGCGCGCTCGCCGGGTACGGCGGCATCTTCCAGCGCAACACCAAGGCGTCCGGGGTCATCCCGCAGATCAGCGTGATGCTCGGCCCGTGCGCCGGCGGCGCGGCCTACAGTCCGGCCCTCACCGACTTCGTGTTCATGGTCCGCGGGACCTCCCAGATGTTCATCACCGGCCCGGACGTCGTCCAGGCGGTCACCGGCGAGAAGATCAGCCAGAACGGCCTCGGCGGCGCGGACGTCCACGCGATGGACTCCGGCGTGTGCCACTTCGCCTATGACGACGAGGAGAGCTGCCTGGGGGACGTGCGCTTCCTGCTCTCCCTGCTGCCGTCCCACAATCGCGAACTGCCGCCGTCCGTACCGTCTCAGGACCCTCCCGACCGCAGCAACGGGCCACTGCTCGACCTCGTCCCCGAGGATCCCTGCCGGAGCTACGACATGCGCGGGGTCATCGAGGAGATCGTCGACGACGGCGAGTACTTCGAGATCCACGCCGCGTGGGCGGCCAACGTCGTGTGCGCGCTGGCCCGGCTCGGCGGCGAGGTCGTCGGCGTCGTCGCCAACCAGCCGGCCGCCTACGCGGGAGTGCTGGACATCCGAGCCAGCGAAAAGGCCGCCAGGTTCGTGCAGTTCTGCGACGCGTTCAACATCCCGCTGGTCACCCTGGTGGATGTGCCCGGCTTCCTGCCCGGCATCGACCAGGAGCACGACGGCATCATCCGACGCGGCGCCAAGCTGCTGTACGCCTACTGCAACGCCACCGTGCCCCGCGTCTCGGTGGTCCTGCGCAAGGCCTACGGAGGGGCCTACATCGTGATGGACTCCCGCTCCATCGGGGCAGACCTGGCCTTCGCCTGGCCGGGCAACGAGATCGCCGTGATGGGTGCCGAGGGCGCCGCGAACGTCATCTTCCGTCGGGACATCAGCGAGGCGGACGACCCGGAGACCGTGCGCCAACAGAAGATCAAGGAGTACCGGACCCAGCTGATGCACCCCTACTACGCGGCGGAGCGCGGCCTGGTCGACGACGTCATCGACCCCGTACAGACCCGCCGGATCCTGATCGGTTCCCTCGCCATGCTGCGGGACAAGCATGCTGAACTGCCCTCCCGCAAGCACGGCAATCCCCCACAGTGACGGACGCGGAAATGACGACCTCCACCGCCGATCCCTCCCTCGTCCGCGTGACCAGGGGCCGTGTCACCCCCGAGGAGATGGCAGCACTCGTCACGGTGCTGTTCGCCCGGCCCGATGCCGCGACCCCTCCCGGGACGGGCCGCCACCACCGTGCCGCCACCTGGAGACGCCCGGAACGTGCCCCGGGACATCGGGGACCGCGCAGTTGGCGCGGGGAGACCCGACCCGGGGTTCGAGAGGCCACCTGAGGAACGGGCTTGACTTGAACCCCACTTCAAGTTCGATCGTTTGAGTAGCCGGTGGGACACACCCCCCGCCCACCCACAAGGAGACCCATGCCCGCCACGCCTCTTCGTCTCGCCCTGATCAACAGCAGCGTGCGGGAGGGCCGGTTCGGTCCGACCGTCGCCAACTGGATCACCTCGCTCGCCAAGGAGCGATCCGACCTA
This genomic interval from Streptomyces sp. B21-083 contains the following:
- a CDS encoding SDR family oxidoreductase, encoding MNALDSDVVIVGAGPVGLMLAGELRLGGANVVLLERRTEPTTESRASTLHARTMEIFESRTLLHRFGELPGDVMGHFGGIPLDLTLPGPYPGQWKAPQARTEAVLREWALSLGARLRRGHELTGLRERRDHMEAEASGPDGPVRIGAQYVVGCDGEHSTVRRLSGAAFPGRDAERELIRADVDGIEIPARRFQRLERGLAIAARNPQGITRVMVHEFGRPAGQRTGDPEFADIRDAWRRVTGEDISHGTPLWVNSFGDASRQLADYRHGRVLFAGDAAHQQLPIGGQALNLGLQDAVNLGWKLALQVTGRAPDGLLDSYHTERHAVGARTLGNIGAQATLLLGGPEVDPLRVVIGELVRHEPVRRHLAGMISGLDIRYDVDASGHPLLGARLIHTYKPNPGRGVLIDLYGDEKHHAQLRRTALPWADRVDVVAGTPAPGGDLPAADAVLVRPDGHVIWVASAGPAGPAPLVTALRRWFGEPTPPNTTHTAVPRGVHDALPATTDRRDHMSRLTGRTALVTGSSRGIGRAIAVRLAREGALVAVHCATGREAADEVVAAIEKDGGRAFAVQAELGVPGDVHQLFLGLEEGLKERTGSTELDILVNNAGVMGGVSAEDMAPDQFDRLFAVNARAPFFIIQRALANLTRGGRVVNISSGLTRFANPEEIAYAMTKGAVEQLSLHFAKYLAPRGITVNSVAPGITRNGSPVFDIPEAVEQMARLSAFGRVGEPQDVADVVAFLASDDARWITGAFIDATGGTLLG
- a CDS encoding MFS transporter; translation: MMEPSPSTNARGHPAAVPSRRWSPRLWGLLLVLAGNMLVDALEVSVVIVALPSIGRELDMPLTMSQWLVSGFALGFGGLMLFGGRVVELLGRRRVYLAAMTGFAVASVIGGLTSEPSVLIATRFVKGFCAALTAPTGLAIIASTFPAGRDRDRAVSVYALFGAGGFTAGLLLSGFLTGFSWRWTLLFPAPVVLVLAAFGLRLIPRALPTSTTRHFDIAGASTFAGAVLALVYGITEVPAHGWVGPRTLGAFVLAALLAAAFGTVERTSRLPLFRTGVLRSGTLVRSMLGAAALNGSYLGLLLVATVRLQTDQGWSPLRTALAFLPASAPLAVTALFSGRLVSRFGTARLIAAGALGPLVGCLLYLEAPARSPYATGVLPTMLLVGAGFVLGFAALNMQATQGISVSDRAQAVALYQTAVQLSAALVVALTAALATGASDDRPALWLISAVGAAGLAVGLCGLPRGHHPDSPLRK
- a CDS encoding acyl-CoA carboxylase subunit beta, with the translated sequence MPAADTTSARPVDRNLRERVDELSLIKHEARHGTDPSATERQHGKGKLTAHERISLLLDDNSFHEVEALRRHRATGFGLETKRPYADGVITGWGTVHGRTVFVYAHDFRVFGGALGEAHATKIHKIMDMAIAAGAPLVSLNDGAGARIQEGVSALAGYGGIFQRNTKASGVIPQISVMLGPCAGGAAYSPALTDFVFMVRGTSQMFITGPDVVQAVTGEKISQNGLGGADVHAMDSGVCHFAYDDEESCLGDVRFLLSLLPSHNRELPPSVPSQDPPDRSNGPLLDLVPEDPCRSYDMRGVIEEIVDDGEYFEIHAAWAANVVCALARLGGEVVGVVANQPAAYAGVLDIRASEKAARFVQFCDAFNIPLVTLVDVPGFLPGIDQEHDGIIRRGAKLLYAYCNATVPRVSVVLRKAYGGAYIVMDSRSIGADLAFAWPGNEIAVMGAEGAANVIFRRDISEADDPETVRQQKIKEYRTQLMHPYYAAERGLVDDVIDPVQTRRILIGSLAMLRDKHAELPSRKHGNPPQ
- a CDS encoding acyl-CoA carboxylase subunit epsilon, giving the protein MTTSTADPSLVRVTRGRVTPEEMAALVTVLFARPDAATPPGTGRHHRAATWRRPERAPGHRGPRSWRGETRPGVREAT
- the fabG gene encoding 3-oxoacyl-ACP reductase FabG, with protein sequence MSKQHARVALVSGATSGIGLSVARLLAGQGHRVFIGARNADNVAATVKELRAEGLDVDGTVLDVRSAHDVRSFVQAAVDRFGTVDVLVNNAGRSGGGVTADIEYDLWQDVIDTNLNSVFRLTHEVLNSGGMRHKDRGRIINIASTAGKQGVVLGAPYSASKHGVVGFTKALGNELAPTGITVNAVCPGYVETPMAQRVRQGYAAAYDTTEAAIMEKFSAKIPLGRYSTPDEVAGLVGYLASDVAASITAQALNVCGGLGNF
- a CDS encoding aromatase/cyclase produces the protein MAQQELREVEHEIRVEAPAAAVYRLIAEVENWPRIFPPTIYVDRVELGEGEERIRIWATANGEAKNWTSRRTLDAERLRITFRQEVSAPPVAAMGGAWIIEPLSETASRVRLLHDYRAIDDDPDGLKWIDEAVDRNSRSELDALKTNVELAHASEELAFSFEDSVRIEGAAKDAFDFVNEAGLWEVRLPHVASVRLTEDTPGLQILEMDTRAKDGSVHTTKSYRVAFPHQKIVYKQVTLPALMTLHTGYWTFTEDEDGVTASSQHTVVLNAATITDILGPRATVADAREYVRDALSSNSRATLGHARDHAENKR